AGCAGGAAGCGCAGCACATAGAAGTGCATCGGCGTCTGGATTGCCGCCATCGCGGTCGCGACGGTGCCCCAGCCGATCACGCTTCCCGCGATCCACCAGCGCGGCCCGATCCGCCGCAGCACCGCCGCACTCGGCAGCTGGAACAACAGATATCCGACGAAAAAGATGCCGACGCCAAAGCCATAGGCCTTGGGATCAAGCCCGAGGTCGGGATTCATCTCGATCGCGGCGAAACTGACGTTCACACGGTCGAGCGAACTCAATATGATGAGAAAGGTCAGCGGCGCGACGACGCGCGCCATCACCTTGCGATAGGTGGTCGGTTCCAAGCCTCTCTCCTTTGCGGAAAACGCTATGCGATAAAGCATTTTTGTGTCAACGAGATTGTCGACAATCGTTGAGGACGAGGATGATGACGCCGCGCTGGAACGGCCAGGAATATGACCCGCACGCGCATGAGGATTTCGACACGCCGCACCGCGTGTTCGCCGAACTGCGCGCCAAATGCCCGGTCGCGCACAGCGACGCGTTCGGCGGCTTCTGGATCGCGACGCGGCACGCCGATATCAAGGCGATCCTCGATGATCCCGCCGAGTTCACGACGACGGTCCGCAACGTCGTCCCCGGCGCGTCCGCCACTGGTCGCCGTCCGCCGCTGCATCTCGACCCGCCCGAGCACACGCCCTATCGCCGCGCGATCGACCGCGCGCTGGGCGCCTCGCGGCTCGCTGCGATCGAGCCGGTGATCGAACGCCATGTCGCAATGCTGCTCGACGCCTATATTGCGGCCGGCGGCGGCGATTTCGTGGAAGGCTTCGGCAGCCCGCTCCCGGCGTTGCTGTTCGCAGACTGGTTCCAGCTCAGCGAGGACCAGACCGATCTGCTGTGGCGCACAGCCAAGGATTTCGTAAAGGCGTGGGAGGCGTTCGATATCGAAACCGTGTCGCGGACCAGCGAGACGCTCTACGACCTCGCCCGCGACCTCATCGCCACCCGCCGCGCCGCGCCGCTCGACCCGGAGTTCGACCCGGTCAGCAGCCTGCTCGCCGCGACCGACGCCGACGGAAATCCGCTCCCGCACGAAATGCTGGTCGGCTGCGTCCGCCAGATCCTCGTCGTCGGCCTGGTCGCGCCGCCGGTGTTCCTCGGCAGCGTCGCGGTCCATCTCGCGCGCCATCCGGCGCTCGCCGACCAGCTCCGCGCCGCGCCAGACATGATCGACGCCGCGGTCGAGGAGTTCCTGCGCCTCTACACCCCCTATCGCGGCTTCGCGCGCACGACTCGCAACGGCATCCAGCTGGGCGGTCGCCGGATCGAGCCCGGTGAGCCGATCGCGCTCGCCTATGCCTCCGCCAATCGTGACGAAGCGGTGTTCGATGCTCCGGATGAATTCCGCCTCGACCGCGCCAATGTGCGCGACCATCTCGCCTTCGGACGCGGCCCGCATCGTTGCGCCGGCATGGCGATGGCGCGGATGGAGTTTCGCATCGCGCTGCGCGAACTCCTCGCCCGCACGCGTCGCATAGAACTGGCTGGCGAGGTGCGGATGAGCGGAATGCCCGAAGTCGGCCCGGTCTATGTCCCGCTCAAGGTGGCCTAGCGCAAAGAAAACCCCTCCGCCTTTCGGGGGAGGGGCAAAAGGTTCGGGGAGTCCCGCAAGGTTGGCCTCCCCACCTGGAGAGGCCGTCCAAGATCAAAAACTGAACCGCACCGTCGCGTAGATTTCACGCGGCGCCGCCGGGATCGCCACATATTCGCCGGTCGGCGGCAGCGTGCCCTTGTAATAGGCGTGATCGGTCTCGGTCAGGTTGGTGCCCTCGACCGACAGCTCGATACCGGGCAGGAAGCTCGGCTTGAACCCGATCCGCGCGCCCAGCAGCGTGTATGCATCCTGGAAGGACGTCGCATCGGCGGGGGTCAGGAACTGCGACCCCTTGTGGCTCAGATCGCCGCGCAGCGTCAGCTCGCCCGCACCGGTCTCGAAGCCGTATGAGATACCGGCGTTGATCGACCAGTCGGGGATCTGCGGCACGCGATCGCCCAGCCTGAACCCGCTCGAAATCGCCGATGCCGCCAGCGTGTCGAACCGTGCATCGACATAGCCGACGCCCAGATTGAGATCGAGCCCGCGAGTCGGCCGCGCCGCAATCTCCAGCTCGAACCCCTTGATGTCCGAACCGCCCGCGTTGCGTGTCGTCCGGATATTGGCGTTGGTGATCGGGTCGGTCGACTGCACCGTCAGCTGAATGTCGCGATATTCGGAATAGAAGCCCGCGACGTTGAACGTCAGCCGATTGTTGAACCAGCTCGTTTTCGCGCCCAGTTCATAGCTGGTGAGCTTTTCCGGGTCGTAGCGCGGCGTCGGGGTCGAAGCGACCGTGGACGCGCCGAAACCGCCCGATTTGAACCCCTTGGACCAGCTGGCATAGAGCAGCATGTCGGTGTTCGGCTTATACTCCAGCGCGACGCGCGGGGTGAAGCTTTCCCACTCCGCCACCGCGCTCGACAGCGGCACGACGACGCTGTTGTTCTGCGGCCGCATCACCGATGTCGCATATTCCTTGCGGTCCTTGTTGTACCGCGCGCCGACCGTCACGCCGAACTGGTCGGTCAGCTTCAGCGTCTCCTGGGTGAAGAGCGCATAGCTCGTCGCCTTCATGTAGAAGGTGGTGAAGGTGTTGCCGACATCTGCCGCCGTGGTCGGCTGGTTTGCGGCGATCAGCGCTTCATAGATACCCTCGAACGAGCGGGTGAAGACGGTGGAATCGCCTTCCTCGCGGAACGCATAGGCACCGATGAGGAAGTTGAGCTTGCCGTCCATTGCGGTGCCGCCCAGCTGCAGCTCCTGGCTCAGCTGGTCCTGGTTCATCGTCGTGCGCGATTGCTGGAGGGGGTAGGGGGTCTGGTCCCCGTCCACCTCGATCAGCGCGTCGATCGTCCGCCACGCGCTCACGGATTTGAGGTACACCGTGTCGCTCAGGTCGATGTTCAGCACCGCCGACAGTCCGCCGATATCGGCGTCGTCCTGCTGCGGCTGGAGCGAATAGACATTGTAGGGGTCGGGCGCTTCCCAGCGCGCGTCATAGATTGATCCGGTGGGCAGGCCCAGGCGCGGGTTCCAATAGGGCGCGGCGAACTGGTTGAACCGCGCGATCTTGGCGACGGTCGGTCCTGCGGGCACAAAATCGATCAGATAGCCCGAGGGCGGGTTCTGCCGCTGCCGCGTATAGTCGCCGGCGACCTTCAGCGTCACTGCATCGCCCAGCTGCGCCTTGATCGCGCCGCGAATGATGAAACGGTTCTCGCCGGCATAATGCAGCCCGTCGAGTATGCGCGTGCCATAGCCTTCGCTGGTCAGATAGGAGGCGGACAGCTTGAGGCCCAGCACGTCCTGAACCAGCGGTGTGTTGATCAGCGCCGAGACGTCGGCACGCTTGTAGCTGCCGGCGCGCGCCTTGACCACGCCGCTCGCCTCGCCCGACAGACGCGGCTCGGTGGTGATGACGTTGATCGCGCCGCCGATCGTGTTACGGCCATACAGCGTGCCCTGCGGCCCCTTCAGCACCTCGACCCGCTCGATATCTTCCAGGCTCAACAGGCCGCCCATCGACCGCGCGATATAGACGTCGTCGACATACAGGCCGATGCCGGGATCGGTCGGGAACTGGAAATCGCCGGTGCCGACGCCGCGGATATAGCCCGCGAACGCCGAACCGCCGCCCGCCGGACGGTTGGTCGGATGCAGCTCGAGATTGGGCGCGAAGTTGGAAACATCGCCCAGATTGTCGATTCCGCGCTCGACCAGCGACTCCGCGCTCAAGGCGGTGACCGACAGCGGCGCGTCCTGCAACCGCTCCTCGCGACGCTGCGCGGTGATGACGATCTCGCCGACCCCGACCTCATCCTCCTGCGCGGCAGGGGCGTCCTGCGACAGGGCAGGCGATGCGGTCAGCAGGGCGGCGATCGACGCTGTGGTGGCAAGCGCGACGGTCGGACGAAAGCGCATTTAGGATCCTCCCCAAGGCAAATGTCGGGGGTCGTTGCCCCCTTGTGATGCGATGGTTATGGAACAATACAAATATTGTCAACAATCTCGTCAGCAAACTGTTGAGGGGTGCCCAAGCCTCTCCGCGCTCAAGCCTCTCCCGCTTGCGGGAGGGTTGTGGAGGGTCTTCGTCCTCATCCTCTCCTTCGTGCTGCTCCCGTCCCCCGCCATCCTCCATCGTCACCCCGGCTCCCGTGCCGGGGTCCACCTTGAGGTGAGCGTGAACATGGAGGCTCGTGATGCGCGTGAGCCCGAGGAGACCCCGGCACAGGGCCGGAGTGACGTCAGGAGCAGGGGAGAGAACTCCGCCTACGTCCGCTCAATGCGGGAGCACATCCTCCATCTCGATCACGGCCGCGAGCGCATCCTCGACATGTTTCCGCATCAGTCGCTCGGCCTCCGGCGCGTCGCCGCGCACGATCGCGTCGGTGATCTGGCGGTGGTCGCTGTTCGCATCGTCGATGCGGTGCGGCTTGAAGAAGGCGGAGAAGAGCAGGCGGTAGAGCGGCAGCCGCAGCCGCTCGACAAAGCCCCGGACATAGTCGTTATCCGCACCGTCGAGGATCAGTGCATGCCACGCATCGTTCGCGCGCACGAATGCCGGGTGGTCGCCGGTATTCTCGACCGCGTTGAGCTGCTCCTGCAACCCCACCAGCTGCGCCTTGCGTTCGGGATCGTCGGCCAGCGCGAAGTCGTGCGCCGCCAGCCCTTCCAGCACCATGCGCGCGCGATAGATCTGGCGGATTTCATCGCGGCCGAAACGGCGAACCGATGCGCCGCGGAACTCCTCGATGACGATCAGCCCTTCGCTTTCCAGCCGTTGCAGCGCCTCGCGCACGCGGCTGCGCGTCGCGCCGGTTTCGCGAATGATGTCCGCTTCCACCAGCCGCTGGCCCTGCACCGCGCGCCCGGTACGGATGCGTTCGCGCAGCCAGGCGGCGACCTCGGCGGCGGAAAGGATGCGGTCGGGTTCGTCGGCCATGCCGCGACCCTCGCCGGGGCGCGGGGCGCCTGTCAACCGGCCGCGCCCTCGACCGGTGCCTTCCACCCGCGCATCGCGAGCAGCGCGCCCGCTGCAACGATCGAGCCAAGGCCCATCAGGATCGCCACCGTCGGCAGGCCATAACCGGCTGCGAACAGGAAACCGGCAAGGGCAGGGGCCAGCGCCGATCCGCCGCGCCCGACGCCGATGACGAAGCCGGTGGCGGTCGCACGGACCCCGGTCGGGAAGGACTGGGCGATCAGCGCGTACAGGCCGACGACACCGGCATTCGTGGCGAAGCCCGCTGCCGCTGCGACCATCGACAGCCCGGCCAGGTCGCTCTGCCCCTGGCCGAACAGGATGACGAGGCCCGTCGACAGCAGCATCGCGACAATGGTCAGCGCGAGCAGCCGGATCTTGCCGGTCAGCAGCCCCAGGATCAGCGATCCGGTCGCACCGCCGATGCTCGCCCAGACCAGCACGCCGGCGGCCTCGGGCGGCGGGAAGCCCATGTCGACGACGATCTTCGGGATCCATTTCAGGATGAAGTAGAAGGTCATGATGTGGGCGAGATAGGCGAGCGTCAGCAGGATCATCGGACGCATCAGCGCAGGCGAGAACAGGTTGACCAGCGGCGCCTTGCGCGTCGTCACCACGTCAGGATCGGGCAGGGCGTCGATCGGTGGGTGCCCCATCCGCGCCAGGTTGGCGTTGATCCGCTCCAGCGCGTTGGGCGGTCGCTTGTGCATCAGAAACGCGACCGACTCCGGCGCGCGCCACAGTACCAGAGGCACGAACAGGATCGAACAGACTGCGCCGAATACGAACACCGCGCGCCAGTCATACATCGACAACAGCACTGCGGAGATCGAGCCGCCGATGATCGTGCCCACCGGATAGCCCGCCGCCATCAGCACCACCGCGAGCGAGCGGTGCTTGGCGTTCGCTGCTTCCGCCACCGCCGCGTTGGTCGCCGCGAGCATGCCGCCGATGCCAAGGCCCGTCAGCACGCGCCAGAGCATCAGCGAATAGACGCCGTCCGCCGTTGCTGCACCGAGCATGCCCACGGTCATGATCGCGAGGCACGAAAGGATCGTCGCACGCCGACCGATACGATCGGCAATGCCGCCTAGGAACAGCGAACCGATCGCCATGCCGACCAGCTCCATCGACAGCACGATGCCGAGCTGCGCGCGGTCGATGCCCCAATCCTTGGCGATGCCGGGGGAGGCGAAGCTGATCGACAGCACGTCGAAGCCGTCGAGCGCGTTCAACCCGACCATCGTCGCGACCACGCCCCACTGGAACCGGGACATCGGTGCGCGGTCGATCACTGCACGCGGATCGGTAGCCATTTCCCCTCCATCGGCCGGTGTTCGGCCATTGTTATATCGGCAAACAAGTCAGCGATAGATGCGTGCGAGCAATTCCTCAAGCATTCCGAGTTCGGCCGCGCTGAACCGCGCCTTCACCCACGTCTCATGCTCCAGAATCGCCGCTTTGGCCCTCGCAAGCAATGCCGTGCCGTCGGCGGTCAGGCGGAACGCGATCCGTCGGCCATCGGTCCGCGACGGGCTACGCGATACCAGTCCGCGCTTTTCGAGACCATGGACCAGCGCCATCGTCGTCGCGCGATCCATGTCGAGCGCCTGTGCCAGATCGGCCTGTGCCAGATCGGGGTGATCCCCGGTCAGCCACAGCACCGACACCTGCTTCTGTGTCAGCCCCAGATCGGCGAAATGCTCGACGAAGTGCCGCTGCACCGCGCCATGCGCGCGCCGCAGCCTGAGGCCCAGAATATTGTCGAGTTCACCTCGCCCGATCGTCACGCGGTCTCCGCTTCCATCAGCTTGCGAATGATCGCGCGCGCGCGAACGCTGCCCTGATCCATCGAATAGCCGCGCAGCTTCATGTCGGGATTGGCCAGGATACTGCGCTGCTGGGCCTCCAGCACCTCGACATCCTCGTCGAACACCTGGCCCTGCTGCCCCTTCAGCCGCGCGGTAAAGCCGGCATCGTCGATGTCGAAATTGCGCGCCATGCCCCAGAAATAGTGAGTCGTTGTTTCGGTCTCCGGTGTCATGGCATCGACGACCACGCCGCGCACCCCCGAATCGTGGCTCTCGATCGTATCGCCCGCCTCGACCGGCGACACGCCGACATCGATCAGGACTGACGAGGGGGGAAGGAAGTGGCAGATCTGCCAGCGATTGACCAAGCCCGTCGATCGCAGCGCATCGCGCCAGAAGGGCGGCGGCTCGATCCCCGGCATCCAGCGGCGGACGAACACTTCCTCGCCCTTCACCACCGTCTCGATCGGCGCTTCGGTAATCTCATGCTGGCCGATCGACCCCTGATGGACCCAGGTCTCGTGGCTGAGGTCGAGCAGATTGTCGATCACCAGCCGGTAATCGCTCTTGATATGGTCGTATCCGCCGTCGAACGTCCATCCCGGCGCGCTGCACGGCCAGAAATCGGGCACGGTCGCCGGGTCGGCCTTGGCCGCATCGCCGATCCACACCCAGATGAAGCGATGCTTCTCGACCACGGGATACAATGTGGCGCAGACCGCCTTGGGCACGGTCTCGGACTTGATCGGCATTTCGGTCGCGCAGCCATCGGGACCGAGCAGCAGGCCGTGATAGCGACAGCGGATCGAATCGCCCTCCTTGAACCCCATCGACAGCGGCAGCAGCCGGTGCGGACAGGCGTCGCGCATCGCGACGACGCTGCGGTCGAGCTTGCGGTAGAGCATCACCGGCTCGCCACAGATGGTGCGGGCGATCGGGCTACTGTCTACCTCGGAATCCCATGCGGCGACGTACCAGCGATTGACGATCCAGGTCATTGCCTCGCTCCTCTCTCTGTCCTATCGGTCTATGCAGCATTTCGTATGTAACACTTACAAATAATGCAAGGAGATTTGAGGATGCCCACCCCCCGTTTCGCGCCGACCATGTCGGCAGCTTCCTGCGCCCCAAGGCGCTGATCGACGCCCGCGCCGCGTTCAAGGAGGGCAGCATCGATGCCGCCGCCTTGCGCGCGGTCGAGGATGAGGCGATTCGCGGCGTGGTGAAGTTCCAGGAGGATCTGGGGCTGGAAGGGATCACCGACGGCGAATTCCGTCGCACCTTCTTCCACACCGATTTCCTGCTTCAACTCGACGGTGTCGAGACCGCCGGCTTCACCCAGGTGAAGTTTCACCAGCATGGCGGCAAGGAGCTGGAATATGCCCCGCCGGTGATGAAGATCACGGGCAAGATCGGCCATGCCAGGGACATTCAGCGCGCCGACTATGAGTTCCTCGCCAGTTGCACCAGCCGGACGCCCAAGGTGACGATCCCGTCGCCGACCATGCTGCACTTCCGCGGCGGCCGCGACGCGATCGACGCTGCAGCATATCCCGACCTCGAGGACTTCTACGCCGACCTCGCCGCCGCCTATCGCGCTGAGATTGCGAGCCTCGCCGATGCCGGCTGCCGCTACCTCCAGCTCGACGACACCAACCTTGCCTATCTGTGCGACGAAACGCAGCGCGAAAATGCCCGCAAGCGCGGCATGGACCCCGATGAACTGCCGCGCCTCTATGCGCAGATCATCAACGAATCGATCCGCGACAAGCCCGAGGACATGATCGTCTGCGTCCACCTATGCCGCGGCAATTTCCGCTCGAGCTGGGCGGCCGAGGGCGGCTACGAGCCGGTCGCAGAGGTTCTGTTCAACGAACTGAATATCGACGGTTACTTCCTCGAGTATGACGATCCGCGCTCGGGCGATTTCGCCCCGCTGCGCCATGTGCCGAAGGGCAAGACGGTCGTGCTCGGCCTCGTCACCACCAAGCTCGGCGAACTGGAATCGAAGGACGACGTGAAGCGCCGCATCGACGAAGCCGCGCAGTTCGCCCCGCTCGACCAGCTGGCCCTGTCGCCGCAATGCGGCTTCTCCTCGACCGTCCACGGCAACGACATCGAGGTCGAACAGCAGGCGGCAAAGATGCGCCTGGTGATCGATGTGGCAAAGGACGTGTGGGGCTGACGACAAACAATCCTCCCCCGCAAGGGGGAGGTGGCGCCGCAGGCGACGGAGGGGGAGGACGGCTGCGTCCTCTCCCTTCATGCAGCAACCCTTCCGCCCCCTCCGTCAGCGCTCCGCGCTGCCACCTCCCCCTGGCGGGGGAGGATTAGCGCGCTTCTCGCCCACCCCACGCCCTTAACCCCAGCGCCAACAGCACCAGCACCCCGATCAGCGCCAGCTCGACCGCCGGATCCGGCGCGATCCGCACCGCCAGCGTCGAGATCAGCGCCGCGCCGCCCATCTGCATCGTCCCGAACAGGCTGGTCGCCGCGCTCGCCCGCTCGCGTTGCCGCTCGATCGCTTCGGCGAGCAGGGCAGGGCCAGTCAGCCCCGCGCCGAACGCGATCAGCGCCATCGCGACGAACAGCCCCGCCAGCGGTGCGCCGCTCGCCGCGACGATCAGCACGGCGACCGCGCCGCTACCCAGCACGAGCGTCCCGCCCGCCTTCAACCGCGTCGGCCAGCGCTTCAGGATCATCGGCACGCTCAGCGTCCCGCCGATGATCGCGCACGCGACGCCCGAATAGAACAGCCCCGCCTGCGCCGGCGTCGCCCCCGCCGCGTCGAGCACGAAGGGGGAGGCGGCAAGGAAGGTGTAGAACCCCCCCGCTGATCAACGCATTCGCCGTCGCTAGCGGCAGATACCCGCTCTCCCGCGCCACCCGCCAGTAATTGCCGATCAGGCGGTGCGGATGCAGCGGCGCGCGGTCGCCAGGCCGCGTCTCGGGCAGCATGCGCAATGCCAGCATGCCGCCGATCAGGGTCAGCCCTGCCAAGATCCAGAACAATGCCCGCCACCCGCCGATCCCGGTCACCACACCGCCCACCGCAGGGGCAAGCGCAGGTGAGATCAAGGTTACGCTGGTCAGGATCGCGAGCGGCGCGGCGGCCTTGCCCACGGGCGCGGTGTCGGTCGCCATCGCGCGCCCGGTGACCAATGACGATGACGCCCCGACCGACTGGATTGCGCGGCCGAACAGCATCGTGGCAAGATCGCCCGCCCCTGCGCAGACCAGCGTGCCGACCAGAAATACTACGATCCCGCCGAGCAGCACCGGACGCCGCCCGTGATGATCCGCCACCGGCGCCCACACCAGCTGACCGAGCGCCAGCCCGACCAGATAGACCGATATGACCAGCTGCCCGCCGGCTGCATTTGCGCCGATGCCCGCTGCCAGCAGGGGGAGGGCGGGAACGATGATCTGGATCGCCAGCGATCCCAGCGCGGTGATCGCGCCGAGCAGGATCAGGCGACCCGTCGCGGCGCTCAAATCTCTTCGGGCCAGTAAAGCCGCATCGGATTGTCGATCAGCAATTTGCGTTGGAGTTCGGCGGTCGGCGCGATGCGCGGCAGCACATCGACCAGCTGCCCGTCATCGGGGATGCGGTGTTCCATATTCGGGTGCGGCCAGTCGGTGCCCCACAGTACGCGATCGGGATAGCGCTCCACCACCGGGCGGATCACCTCGACGAAATCGTCGAACGGCGGCCCTTGGATCGACAGGCGCTCCGCCCCCGACACCTTGGTCCAGATGTTAGGATGGGTGTCGAGTAGCTGCTTGAACGCGGTGATATCCGCGCCATCGGGGCCCTGCGCGATATCGGGACGACCTAGATGATCGACGACGATGGTGGTCGGGATCGCCTCGAGGAACGGGACCAGCTCCTCGAGAATATCCGCCTCGAAATAGACGATGACGTGCCAGCCGAGCGGCGCGATCTTGCGCGCGATCTCCAGAAACTTGTCCTTGGGCGCATTGTCGACCAGCCGCTTCAGGAAGTTGAAGCGCACGCCACGAATGCCGCCCTCGTGCAGCGCCTTCAGCTCCTCGACCCCGATATCGGGGTCGACCACGGCCACCCCGCGCGCGAGGCCGCCGGACTTGGCGATTCCCGCCAGCGTCGCTGCGTTGTCGGTGCCGTGGCAGCTCGCCTGCACGATGATGTTGCGGCTGAGGCCCAGATGGTCGCGCAGCGCGAACAGCATTTCCGGCGTCGCGTCCTCGGGATGATATTTCGCTTTCGGGCTGAACGGGAATTCCGCCTCCGGTCCGAACACATGGACATGCGCATCGATCGCGCCGGGCGGTGGCGTCCAGCTCGGCTTTGACGGCGTATCGACCCAAGTCTTGCTGCGGCTCATGCGAAAATCTCTCCATCCATCAGCTTGCGCGCAGTGCGCAGCATCCCCGCCTCGACCGGCGTCCCATCTTCATCCAGTGTCACCACGCACTCGGTGACCCCGGTCGGATGCTCGACGCCCAGGGTCAGCGTCCGCCCCTCCGGCACCACCGCGAGCGCCGCCGCAGGTGACCCCTCGATCAGGCACGCCGTCGCCACGCTGACCGCGCCCAGCACCCCGATCGAGGCATGAACGCGGTGCGGAATCAGCGATCGCACGGCAATCGCGCCGCCGTCGCGGGGCGCCGCGACCAGCATCATCTTCGGCACCGATTTCGCGGCCACATCGCCCAGGTTCATCAGCGGCCCGGCCTTCAGCCTTATCGCCTCGACCTTCGCCTTCATCGCCTCATCGGCGTCGAGCGTGTCGCGGTCCTCGTACCCGGTGATTCCCATATCGCTGGCGGTGATCACCACGCACGGCATGCCATTGTCGATCAGCGTCACCTTGACGCCATCGATCTCGTCCACGCCATTGCCGGTAGGCAACAGTGCGCCGCAGCTCGACCCGGCAGTATCGCGAAAGGCAAGCGGAATGGGCGCGGCGGTCCCCGGCACGCCGCTGATGCTCGCATCGCCGTCGTAACGGACCACGCCGCCTGGCGTCTGGACCGTCGCCACCGCGACCTGTCCGGTATTTTCCATGAAGATCGCGACCCGCGTCTCGCCGTCCTGCGCCGCTACCAGCCCGCGCTCGATCGCGAACGGGCCGATGCCCGCGAGGATATTCCCGCAATTCTGCGCGTCCGTCACGATCGCCTGATCGACGAACACCTGCAGGAACAGGTA
The genomic region above belongs to Sphingomonas sp. J315 and contains:
- a CDS encoding 4-oxalomesaconate tautomerase codes for the protein MSEGVRCMWMRGGTSKGGYFLADDLPADTAARDAFLLRVMGSPDPRQIDGMGGADPLTSKVAVVRKSARDGVDVDYLFLQVFVDQAIVTDAQNCGNILAGIGPFAIERGLVAAQDGETRVAIFMENTGQVAVATVQTPGGVVRYDGDASISGVPGTAAPIPLAFRDTAGSSCGALLPTGNGVDEIDGVKVTLIDNGMPCVVITASDMGITGYEDRDTLDADEAMKAKVEAIRLKAGPLMNLGDVAAKSVPKMMLVAAPRDGGAIAVRSLIPHRVHASIGVLGAVSVATACLIEGSPAAALAVVPEGRTLTLGVEHPTGVTECVVTLDEDGTPVEAGMLRTARKLMDGEIFA